TCCTACTTTTTGGCGTGCGAAAGTAGATGATCCAGAAGGAGATAATTCAAGTAAAGGCACAAAATTCACACCATCACGTGCAAATAATATTGAAACAGGTATAGATAAAGCACATGAGCGTATTACGCAAATAGTTGAATACCTTGAAGGCGAAGAACAGACCATAAAAAAGTTATTCTTTGAATTTTTACTATTGAAAGCATCTGTTACAAGTGGATTAACAACCAATATTTTATCAGAAGATTTTTCAAATGCTAACAGCTTCAACTTAAAAGAGGGCGTGTTTGATGCCCAAAATAAACGAATCTATTTACCTTAAAAGGAGGGTGGTATAGATGGCACTCTATTATTGGAATAAGTATAATAATTCTTCTCGTATAGTAAAGCGAGAAAAAATAGATTATTACGTGGATAAAGTAGGACAAGTTCAAGTTAACGGATATTCTGGTTACAAGCAAGTTCTAGACGCTAAAGGTGAAATTGTTGGTTTTACATCTACGGGTACTTATATTGATGGAAATTGGAATCAACTTGTATATACATTTATATCAGACAGTAGTGGTAGATTTATTATTGTGAATGAGCACCAACCTTTGGGTTCAGGATATTTCGATGTGCATAAACATTATATAGCAGAAGAAACAGTAAATGAAAGAGGATCATTAATCGGCACTATCCAAGCTGACTACTCAGCTTATACCGATAATACTCGAAATGCTGATGGATTTTGGTATGTACGAGGGGGAATTGTTAATACAGCACCAAATTATACTCAAATACCAACACAAAATGTAAAAAAGAATACTACAGCAACCGTTGCACTAGGAAACTATTTTAGTGATGCTGAAGGCAATCCTTTAACATATACAACATCATCTAACAATAACAATATTGCTACAGTTTCCATTTCAGGTAGTACATTAACGGTAACAGGAAAAGCGATTGGTACAGCAACAATTACCGTCACAGCTAACGATGGGAGTTTATCTACATCCCAAACATTTAATGTGGTAGTGGCCAATACTGCTCCAAATTACACGCAGATTCCAACGCAATCAACTAAAAAAGATGTTTCTATTACTGTTAATCTAGCAAATTATTTTAGTGATCCTGATGGAGATACTTTATCTTATACTGCATCCTCAAATAATACTAGTATTGCTACAGTTTCTATCTCAGGTAGCAATTTAGTATTAACAGGTAAATCGATGGGTAGTGTAATAATTACAGTAACGGCTAATGATGGCAAGCAATCAACATCTCAAACATTTACATTAAATATAACTAATACAGCTCCAACCGTATCAGTTATTGAACCAAAAGGTAATTTATCAGATTTGGCCATTATTGATACATTATCGCCTGTATTTGTCTGGACATTCCAAGATACAGATGTCGGAGATGTACAATCTGCATATCAAGTATTGATTTATGATACAAATAATCAATTGGTCCATGATTCTAGTAAAAAGACAGGAACAGCATCTTATTACACCGTACCAGAAAACATATTGCAATGGGGTGTACGTTACAAATGGCAAGTCCGTGTATTTGATCGTTACGATGTGGCGAGTGAATATAGCTTCCAAGAATTCTTTTTACCAAATAGAGCACCGATGGCGACAGATTTATCGCCAGGTTCTAACGATGCTGAAAATCCAGCAGGAACAGGTGTGTCACCAGAATTTACTTGGACATTTACAGATTTGGACTTGGAAGCTCAAGCATCTTATCAATTAAAAATTTATAAGACAACTGATAATTCTTTGGTGTATAACTCTAATCGAATTTATCAAAATGTACAACGGCACCAAATCCCTGCAGGAGCATTGGAAAGTGGAAAGGCTTATTATGCTATTTTGGATGTATGGGACCCAAATGGCTTAACAGCTCAAACGCCAAAGGCTTATTTTCAAACCAATGCAACACCGTCAACGCCTGTTTTGACTTTGCCTGTAGATAATTATCGTGTATCTGCAAAACCAACACTACAAGCGATTGTAGGGAAAGACCCTGAAGGAGATAAACAGCACTTCGTTATTCAAATTGCAAAAGATGCACTATTTACACAAGACTTATTAGAATTTGCATCTAACGTCAATCGTACTGGTTGGAAGGTCGGT
This genomic stretch from Lysinibacillus pakistanensis harbors:
- a CDS encoding Ig-like domain-containing protein; the protein is MALYYWNKYNNSSRIVKREKIDYYVDKVGQVQVNGYSGYKQVLDAKGEIVGFTSTGTYIDGNWNQLVYTFISDSSGRFIIVNEHQPLGSGYFDVHKHYIAEETVNERGSLIGTIQADYSAYTDNTRNADGFWYVRGGIVNTAPNYTQIPTQNVKKNTTATVALGNYFSDAEGNPLTYTTSSNNNNIATVSISGSTLTVTGKAIGTATITVTANDGSLSTSQTFNVVVANTAPNYTQIPTQSTKKDVSITVNLANYFSDPDGDTLSYTASSNNTSIATVSISGSNLVLTGKSMGSVIITVTANDGKQSTSQTFTLNITNTAPTVSVIEPKGNLSDLAIIDTLSPVFVWTFQDTDVGDVQSAYQVLIYDTNNQLVHDSSKKTGTASYYTVPENILQWGVRYKWQVRVFDRYDVASEYSFQEFFLPNRAPMATDLSPGSNDAENPAGTGVSPEFTWTFTDLDLEAQASYQLKIYKTTDNSLVYNSNRIYQNVQRHQIPAGALESGKAYYAILDVWDPNGLTAQTPKAYFQTNATPSTPVLTLPVDNYRVSAKPTLQAIVGKDPEGDKQHFVIQIAKDALFTQDLLEFASNVNRTGWKVGGVDIPQTGVSNSAEGQTVAYTLQVNLNKWTTMYWRIAAIDATTNARGVWSNSRRIRVGNVLDYDTLAKPIYTGAVAARRILIALNYAMAQDGAIPADIKVFVTNNGGDASPTWEDATNKFISQDYYEFTNTNKTSPNFAVAFRVVINSNDSMGEIWIDGAGMTFD